The genomic DNA ATCGCGTTCATCGACGACGGAGCGGGCATGCTGCCCCAGATGGCGCGTTGCGCCCTTTGCCTGGGGGGCGGCACTCACTTCGACGAGGCGAGTTTCATCGGGAAGTTCGGATTCGGATTGCCGAACTCCTCGATCAATCAGACCAAGCGCGTCGAGGTGTACACCAAGACCGAGGACGATCCCGCGATCTACATGACGTACCTGGACGTCAACGAGGTGCAGCACCACGGTCGGGTGGACATCCCCGAGGCGGTGGAGAAGCCCCTGCCGAGGTTTGTGCAGCGGCACCTGGAGAAGTCCGGCTTCAATTTCGACCACGGAACGGTGGTCGTGTGGGTGGAGCCGGATCGTCTCACCCGGCGCAGCGGAGCGCTCCTCAAGGAGCACCTGGTCGACGACTTCGGTGTCGTGTACCGGTACCTGCTCGACAACTTCGAGCTCGAAGTGGACGGCCTGACCGTCGAGAAGGTCGATCCGCTCTTCCTCGACCCGAAGGCGCGGCTCTACGCGAAGCCCGAGGACGGTGGCGCGACGCTGGCTCGCGACTGGGCCATCGCCGTCAAGTTGGTGCGCAATGGCAGCGAAACGGGGCATCTCGAGCGGGTTCAGCCCGACGAGGACCTCTTGAAGGACGAGAACATCATCGCGGCCGGCGTGATTGAAGTCCGCATCGCGCACTTCCCGATCGGGCTGGTCGAAGGCAAGAACGAGTTCGGTGACGACGCGAAGAAGCGAATGGAGATCAAGAAGAGCCGTCCCGGGATCTCCTTCGTCCGTGCGAACCGCGAGATCGACACCATCACGAACCTGCCGCGTTCGCAGCGTGACAAGAGCAACGGTATGGGCAACTGGCCGTTGCTGCAGGGCTACATTTACAACGTCGGCTGCGAGGTGCGTTTCCAGCCTTCGCTCGACGAGGCGTTCGGCATTACGAACGACAAGCAAAGCGTCCGTCCTCTGGAGGACTTCTGGAAGATCCTGTCGGCCGAGGAGGTCGACATGGTCTTCAGCAAGGAATACCGCTGGCACCCGGTCGAGCGCCGTCGGCTGAAGGACGAGCGCAACAAGGTGACAGCCGAACCGAGCCAGGAGGCTTCGCCGGCGGAGAAGGCAGCTGCCACCGCTGACATGGTGCAGGGCACCGTCCCGAAGGCACCCGAGACCGAGCGCCCGACGCTTCGGCGAAAGTTCGATGCCGAGGCCGAGCGGCAGTCGAAGGTGACGGGGGAGACGATCGAGGAGGTCAAGAAGGCCCTCGAGAAGCAGGCCAAATTCCGGCCTTACCTCATCGACTACTTCGATGACCCGAACGCGCCGTTCTATGTGCCGGAGTGGACGCCGGCGGGGCAGGTGCTGGTCAAGGTGAACCGGCAGCACCCGTTCTTCGAGACCCTCTATTCCGCCACCCTGGTCTCGGGGCAGGGCGCCAGGCTGAAGTACGGCATGGATGTTCTGCTGTTGATGCTCGGCCGCGCGGAGCTCACCGCGGAGCATGACCACACCAAGATGCTCTACGAGGCTCAGCGCGTGGGAATCTGGTCGCCGTTCCTGCGGAACTCGCTGAAGGTGCTGGAGCAGGCGCTCCAGGATCAAGACGAAATCGAGGAGTCGCTCGAGGACGACGAGGCCCCGGCGACCGCGTAATCAGTGCCGGCCGGTTGCCAGTTGTCGGGCGACCGGCCGGAGATGTACTCTTCACGACCTGAACAGCCGGTGCAGGTGCGGCCAACGTGCCGCCTAGGCCCCCGGGCGCTGCAGCGGCATAACGAGACGTCGCCAGTTGATGGCGGCGTTGGCCTGCTGCAAGCGCAAGGGAGAGCCGCACCCATGTCCATGCCCTCGACCCGTGCAGGGTCGGCCCGTGCAGGGCTGTGCGACCTTTTGGTCGCTTACCTCCGTGGTGACCTCGACGCCCGCGAACGGTTTCCGGCCGAGGCCCACGACGTTCTCACCCGCCTCGCCGCGCATCACGCCTGGTTCCTGCCTCAGGATGTGCGAGACGAAGTCGTCAGCGAAGCCCACCTCATCCTGCTCGAACGCGGCGCGGTCTTCGACCCGTCCCGTGCGCCGGCGCGCGTCTTCCTGCGCCTCGTCGTGCGCGACGCGGTGAAGCGTGTCGCCGCGAGCTACTGCCCGCCGGGGTGGCGCACGCGCCCCACGGCCGGCGATGCCGAACAGCAGCAGCGGGCCGTCCTGTCGCTCGAGCAGCACCTCGGGCAGGGCGCCGACTTCTGCGACCACTGTGCGGAACGCGAGATCGAGCAGCGGTGCGACCTGCGGACCGTGTTCGACCGCGCGCCGGGCGTCGTGGGCATCGCGCTGCGGCGCATCTACTGCGACGGCGTGCCCGCCGCTGGCGTCGCGAAGGCGCTCGGCTTGTCGCGGTTCACGCTGCTTCGGCGGATCCACGCCTTCACGGCCGCTGTTCGCGAAGGGGGTGCCGTCGCCGCGTGACGCAGCTCGCAAGATTGCCTCGGGAGCCCTGGGAAGGCTACCGCTACGCCCCGTGGAATTAGTGTCCTGCGGGGCGTTGCGCTGAGCGGTCCAGAAGTAGACGCTCGCCACCATTCATGGACGTTCAAGCCGCAGCCGAATGGGTAGCCACAGCGTCGCGGAATCGACGCTCGTGTCGGCCAGCCGACACCTGTTAGTTTCCCGAGCAAATCGCCACCTGGGCGGTTCCTGCGTGCAGCAGCACTCCACCGTGGAGGTGGTAGGCCGTGGCAAAGAGCGACATCGCATTCAGTTCCGAGTTTTCCCCGTCTCAGGTGGATCTTGTGGACGTCCTCAATGTGTTGGAATCGACCGCGGGCAATAGCGGCGCCCTCCTGAGGGCCGTCCAAGCGAAATGGTTCCCCAAGGCGGTCGTGGCCAAGAACGTGCGTCTGTCCTTGTTGGCCTACGGGATCATCGCTGATGGTTCGGGGCCGAACGACAAGGGCAGCAAGCTGCACGAGCGGTTCCACCTGACTGACGCCGGCAAGCGGCTCATGGCTCTGCGCGACAACCCCGATGCCCTGTATGCCGAGATGGGCCGCCACGTGCTACTGAAGGTGAGGGGGGGCATGGCCGTACTGAACGTCGTCGAGGACCTCGACGCATCTGGCATCGCCGTCAAGATGGATGCGGTCCGCGAGGAACTGGTGAGGCGCGGCCTGCACATTCCAAAAAACAACATGGCGGCGACGCGTGTCAGGCAGTGGCTCGAGAAATGCGGGGTGGTGACTCCCGAGCCACATCGGGTCGTCGAGGCACGCAAGGCCGAACTCCTCGGATCCTCGACGCAAGAGATCGAAGCATTGGACGGGCTGACAAGCGAGCAGAAGGCCTACGCCCGGGCGCTCGCCCGGATGAACGTCACGGAAATCCGCTCGAACGAGGTCGCCAAGTTCGCGACGGAGACCTTTGGCGTCCGGTTTCCCGACACGGGTCTGCCTGGTGCCGTCCTCGAGCCCCTGAAGGAGCGAGGGCTGTTGACCTATCAGAAGACGACCGGAGGGCGAGGGGCGAAGCCGTCGATTGTTCGCCCGACGGAGAAACTCAAGATCGACGTCTTCGAGCCTCTGCTCGACGCCGTCGAAGCATCCGCCGGCATCGAGTATCGCTCCTTCGTTCGCGCGCCTTGGGCCGACGTCCTGCGCGACCTGAAGAGCGAGAACAAGAACGTCAAGGGGAAGGCCCTGGAGGCTCTCGCGGCGAAGCTCTCCTTCGTCGCCGGCTTGGAGTATCGTGCGTGGCGGCTCCGGGGGACGACCACCGGCGGCGCCGAGGTCGACCTCTTGGTCGAGAGTCACAAGCCCGTCTTCCTGCGTTGGAACATTCAGTGTAAGAACACGAGCTCAGTGCGCCTGGACGATGTCGCGAAAGAGGTTGGGCTCGCCGTCCAGATGGACGCGAACGTGGTGGTTGTCGTCTCGACCGGGCGGTTCTCCGCTGACGCCATCGAGCACGCGAAGAGTGTCATGAAGCGCACCAACTTGACCGTGGTCCTCATGGACGAACGAGACATCAAGGCGATCGCCGAGAACCCCGCAACAATCTTCGAGATCTTGCACCGGACGGCGAAGCTGGCCGCAACCCTCAAACGGATTGAGGACGAGTCGTGACGGCATTCCCAAGGATCAAGCAGGACGCGGCATACACGACCAAGCTCGGCAAGGCGTACATCGCGGACTCCCGCGGCCTGATGGAGACGCTTCCCGACGAGAGCGTCGATCTGGTGATGACCTCGCCGCCGTTCGCGCTCCTGCGTCAGAAGGACTACGGAAACGTCCCCGACCACGAGTACATCGCCTGGTTCACGCCGTTCGCGAAAGAGATCCAGCGTATCCTGAAGCCCACCGGGAGCTTCGTACTCGACATTGGCGGGACTTGGAACAAGGGTGAGCCCACACGCTCGGTCTACCATTACGACCTCGCGGTCCAGCTCGTGCGCCACGGCTTCTTTCTGGCACAGGAGTTCTTCTGGTTTAACCCGGCCAAGCTGCCCAGCCCGGCTGAGTGGGTGACGGTCCGGCGAATCCGCGTGAAGGACGCTGTCAACATGGTCTGGTGGTTCTCGAAGACCACGAAGCCGAAGGCGACGAACCGCAAGGTGCTGACGCCGTACAGCGAGTCGATGAAGGCCCTCCTCAAGAATGGCTACAACAAGGGCCTGCGTCCTTCTGGCCACGATATCTCCGATAACTTTTCGAAGGACAACGGCGGCGCGATCCCGTCCAACCTCCTGGCCATTCCGAACACGGAGAGCAACACGCTTTACCAACGACGGTGTAAGGAGTGCGGCATCAAGGCACATCCGGCGCGGTACCCCGCGGGACTGCCTGACTTCTTCGTGAAGATGCTCACGGATCCGGGCGATCTGGTGCTCGATCCGTTCGGGGGCTCGAACATGACCGGCCAGGTGTGTGAGGCCGATGGTCGGCGCTGGATCTCCTGCGACCTCGATCCTGAATACGTCACCGCGTCCATGTTCCGCTTCGACGGGAAGATCGTTTCGAAAACGATTGCGCTCCCACGGCCGAAGCTCAAGGTCGTCAAGAAGACCGCTTAAGAAAACCCCGCTTCACTTGGAAGCGGGGACGGGCTTCTTCGCGGGCAGTCCGCGGTACTCCTGCTCGAACCGCTCCCATTCAGGAAGCAACCGGCAGTTGCGGATGATCCAGCGGGCGCTCTCGAGCTTGTTTCGGTAGAGCACCAGGCTCACGAAGTCGATCGGGTCGCCCCAGGCGTGACACTTCGTGCATCGCCAGCGGTTCTTCCTCGGGAAGATCAGGCACGTCATCCGAGGCTGCCCTTCGTGCTTTGGGTTCGGGCAGCAAGTGACGCCGAGCTGATTGTAGCGGTCGATTGGGAACGAGAGCATGGAGACGACCCACAGGATCGGGTGCCACCGCGCGTCACCGAACACGTCGGCCATGAGCCGCCTCCTTTCAAAGGGCGGTGCCGCCGGCAGGGCTTGTCTTCCTGTCGGCAACGCCACCCCTTCAAGGGGCGGTGTCAGTCAGACCGCTCTACGCTGTGCGGCGAAGGTCGACCCCGTATGCTCCGGCTAGTTCTTTGACGCGTGCAGTGAAGACAGCGGCCTTGTTCCGCAATGTTCCCCCGCGGTCGCTGTCCTTGATCTCCGACAACGCCTGACGCACGAGTCGCTCGAGCCCAGCTTCCAAGAAGGTGCGGGCGACGTGGCGATAAAAGGGTCGAGAGTGCGAATCCCCGAGCAGATCGAGCATGTCTCCGGCCAATGCCTCGATGTGCAGAAGCTCGTCGCGTTTCTCGCGGCTCGTGGTGATCTGGGGGAGCACATCTTGGAGATGTTTGGTCGTCGGCGTTGATCGGCGCTCTCGTGCTCGCAGCATGTGCCCTAGCGGGTTGAGCCCTCCGGGCCCAGCCGACACGGGTACTTCTAGCGAAACGTTACGTTCGTTAGGTACTTCTTCAAGGTACTTGTTCTTGCTGGCGGTTTTCCCGCCAGCTTGATGGAGCGGTTTTCCCGCGTCATAGGGCTGGTCTTCCACAGCCGAGTCCCTATGCGGCGGTTTCACCGCCGCATAGGGCTGGCCCTGCGTCTTGAGGGTTGTCTGTTTGGATGCCTGATCTACCAAGAGTGTGACCGCGTCCTCGTCGCGCAGGGGGATTTCGAAGAACACCTGGTACTTGTCGGACGCGCGGCGAGGGCGCCCGGTCGCCCTGTCCCGAACATACTGCGCTTCGCGCCTAATGAATCCGTGAAGCTCGAGGGCAACGAGCCCCGACCGGAGAGACTCACGGTCTCGGATCCCGACCTCACGGGCGAGGGTTTCTTGTTTCGGCCAGCAGAAGTCGCGCCGTTCGCCGGTTCGGGGGTTGTAGAAGCAGTGCTGACGAAGGCGCATGTACAGGGTCGATGCCACGGGACCGAGGACGGGCACCCAGTGGTCCCAAAAATACTTGGGCGCCTGGACAACCTGGTGGGCTTGGGTGATCTCGTTGTAGGCGTCACGAAACGCGGGTTCGAGGACGATTCGCTGGCGACGCTCGTCAGCTGAGAGGCTTGCGAGAAAGGCCTCGAGTTCCTTGCGGTGTTGGTCCTCGGGCGAGCGGGAAGGAGAGTCCGACATTTGTGTGCGGTTAGGAGATGAGCTTCACGGCACGTCACTCGCGCAACCTTGCAGTCGAGCGTCCTGCTGTGTGGTCCATCGCTATCCTCGTTCGTGCCGCCTAAAGGTGGCACGCGCCGCTTCAAGCGCGTAGGCCACGTCGTCATCAGCGACGCGCGTCCGCTTAGCAAAGCGGATTGTGACGACGGCGCCGATGTCCTCGACACTGATTTGCACGACTGCGGCCCTAGGGCGGCCGCCAGCGCGGCGC from Candidatus Eisenbacteria bacterium includes the following:
- a CDS encoding site-specific DNA-methyltransferase, producing the protein METLPDESVDLVMTSPPFALLRQKDYGNVPDHEYIAWFTPFAKEIQRILKPTGSFVLDIGGTWNKGEPTRSVYHYDLAVQLVRHGFFLAQEFFWFNPAKLPSPAEWVTVRRIRVKDAVNMVWWFSKTTKPKATNRKVLTPYSESMKALLKNGYNKGLRPSGHDISDNFSKDNGGAIPSNLLAIPNTESNTLYQRRCKECGIKAHPARYPAGLPDFFVKMLTDPGDLVLDPFGGSNMTGQVCEADGRRWISCDLDPEYVTASMFRFDGKIVSKTIALPRPKLKVVKKTA